The proteins below are encoded in one region of Bacillus vallismortis:
- a CDS encoding thioredoxin family protein, which translates to MKELQEHELEHISDDVYLLYLYTPFCGTCQLASKMLTVVKEMLPDVAFYQNNVNYSPTFAKAYQIESVPCFLLFKGGKVVERGYAFHSVSYLYELIKQKSSSASHL; encoded by the coding sequence ATGAAAGAACTCCAGGAACATGAACTTGAGCACATTTCTGATGATGTGTATCTTCTATATTTATATACTCCATTTTGCGGCACTTGCCAGCTTGCAAGCAAAATGCTGACAGTCGTGAAAGAAATGCTGCCTGATGTCGCCTTCTATCAAAACAATGTCAATTATTCTCCGACTTTCGCAAAAGCGTATCAAATTGAGAGCGTTCCTTGTTTTCTGCTGTTTAAAGGCGGAAAAGTGGTCGAAAGAGGATATGCGTTTCATTCCGTTTCTTATTTATATGAGCTGATCAAACAAAAATCATCTTCCGCATCCCATTTATGA
- a CDS encoding SCP2 sterol-binding domain-containing protein, with translation MEKAEVLEDEYQHLFLRPLLSASTLLITFQGETEALTVSINEQGEMKEISQRQTSNLTFYGNQSEIIHLLHGDISLQHLIQSGSLKVKGSFRALLKLEAILWLTNGFFQRIAKN, from the coding sequence ATGGAGAAAGCGGAAGTTTTAGAAGATGAGTATCAGCATCTGTTTTTAAGACCCCTTTTGAGCGCTTCAACATTGCTCATTACCTTCCAAGGAGAAACAGAAGCCTTAACCGTCTCAATAAACGAACAGGGAGAAATGAAAGAAATTTCTCAGCGCCAAACGTCCAACCTGACCTTTTACGGAAACCAATCCGAAATCATTCATTTATTGCACGGAGATATTTCCCTTCAGCATCTGATTCAGAGCGGAAGCCTGAAAGTTAAGGGGTCCTTCAGAGCCCTGTTAAAGCTAGAAGCGATTCTCTGGCTGACGAATGGTTTTTTTCAGAGGATTGCAAAGAATTAA
- the metN gene encoding methionine ABC transporter ATP-binding protein MetN, translating to MINLQDVSKVYKSKHGDVNAVQNVSLSIKKGEIFGIIGYSGAGKSSLIRLLNGLEKPTSGTVEVAGTKINEVNGRGLRKARHNISMIFQHFNLLWSRTVRDNIMFPLEIAGVKKNERIKRANELIKLVGLEGKEKSYPSQLSGGQKQRVGIARALANNPKVLLCDEATSALDPQTTDSILDLLSDINDRLGLTIVLITHEMHVIRKICNRVAVMENGKVVEEGEVLDVFKNPKEDMTKRFVQQVTEPEETKETLQHLLDETASGKTVQLTFVGDSAEQPLITEMIRNFNVSVNILQGKISQTKDGAYGSLFIHIDGDEEEVQNVIRFINDKQVKAEVITNV from the coding sequence TTGATCAATCTTCAAGATGTTTCAAAAGTCTATAAGTCGAAACATGGAGATGTCAATGCTGTCCAAAATGTCTCGCTTTCCATCAAAAAAGGTGAGATTTTTGGAATTATAGGATATAGCGGAGCTGGAAAAAGTTCCTTAATCCGTCTGCTGAACGGCCTTGAGAAACCAACCTCAGGAACCGTGGAAGTAGCGGGAACCAAGATTAATGAAGTAAACGGACGCGGGTTAAGAAAAGCACGCCATAACATCAGCATGATTTTCCAGCATTTCAATTTGCTGTGGTCGCGGACGGTCAGAGATAATATCATGTTTCCTCTGGAAATTGCCGGGGTGAAAAAGAACGAGCGTATCAAGCGCGCCAATGAACTGATTAAACTGGTAGGTTTAGAAGGAAAAGAAAAATCTTATCCTTCTCAGCTGAGCGGCGGACAAAAGCAGCGTGTCGGAATCGCCAGAGCGCTCGCAAACAATCCGAAGGTTCTCCTATGTGATGAAGCGACATCAGCATTAGATCCGCAAACGACTGATTCAATTTTGGATCTATTGTCCGATATTAATGATAGACTCGGTTTGACAATTGTGCTGATCACGCATGAAATGCATGTGATCCGCAAAATCTGCAACAGAGTCGCTGTCATGGAAAACGGAAAGGTTGTGGAAGAAGGCGAAGTTCTTGATGTCTTCAAAAACCCGAAAGAAGACATGACAAAACGGTTTGTTCAGCAGGTGACAGAGCCGGAAGAAACGAAGGAAACGCTTCAGCACCTTCTTGATGAAACAGCATCAGGAAAAACGGTTCAGCTCACATTTGTCGGTGATTCGGCTGAACAGCCTCTGATTACAGAGATGATCAGAAACTTTAATGTCAGCGTCAATATTTTGCAAGGGAAAATTTCGCAAACGAAGGATGGAGCTTACGGTTCACTGTTCATCCACATTGACGGTGACGAGGAAGAAGTGCAAAACGTGATCCGGTTCATTAATGACAAACAGGTAAAAGCAGAGGTGATCACGAATGTTTGA
- the metP gene encoding methionine ABC transporter permease MetP, giving the protein MFETYFPNVDLTELWNATYETLYMTLISLLFAFVIGVILGLLLFLTSKGSLWQNKTVNSVIAAVVNIFRSIPFLILIILLLGFTKFLVGTILGPNAALPALVIGSAPFYARLAEIALREVDKGVIEAAKSMGAKTSTIIFKVLLPESMPALISGITVTAIALIGSTAIAGAIGSGGLGNLAYVEGYQSNNADVTFIATVFILIIVFIIQIIGDVITNIIDKR; this is encoded by the coding sequence ATGTTTGAAACATATTTTCCGAATGTTGATTTAACTGAATTGTGGAACGCGACATATGAAACCCTTTATATGACGCTGATCTCTCTGCTGTTTGCTTTTGTTATCGGGGTGATTCTCGGCTTGCTGCTCTTTCTGACAAGCAAAGGGAGCCTCTGGCAGAATAAAACGGTCAACTCTGTGATTGCGGCTGTTGTCAACATATTCAGATCGATTCCGTTCCTCATTCTAATTATTTTATTGCTTGGTTTTACGAAGTTTTTAGTCGGCACGATCTTAGGGCCAAACGCCGCATTGCCGGCGCTGGTGATCGGCTCGGCACCGTTTTACGCGCGCCTCGCTGAAATCGCGCTGCGCGAGGTAGACAAAGGTGTTATCGAAGCTGCCAAATCAATGGGAGCCAAGACGTCTACGATTATTTTCAAAGTGCTGCTTCCTGAATCTATGCCGGCTCTCATTTCTGGCATCACGGTGACGGCGATCGCTTTGATCGGCTCAACGGCAATCGCCGGGGCCATCGGTTCAGGCGGCCTTGGAAACCTTGCGTACGTAGAAGGCTATCAGTCGAACAATGCTGATGTTACCTTCATTGCTACTGTGTTTATTTTAATCATCGTATTTATTATTCAAATCATCGGTGATGTCATAACAAATATTATAGATAAACGATAA
- the metQ gene encoding methionine ABC transporter substrate-binding lipoprotein MetQ, whose translation MKKLFLGALLLVFAGVLAACGSNKGAESGKKEIVVAATKTPHAEILKEAEPLLKEKGYTLEVKVLSDYKMYNKALSDKEVDANYFQHIPYLEQEMKENTDYKLVNAGAVHLEPFGIYSKTYKSLKDLPKGATIILTNNVAEQGRMLAMLENAGLITLDSNVETVDATLKDIKKNPKNLEFKKVAPEVTAKAYENKEGDAVFINVNYAIQNKLNPKKDAIEVEATKNNPYANIVAVRKGEEDSDKIKALMEVLHSKEIKDFIEKKYDGAVLPVSE comes from the coding sequence ATGAAAAAGCTATTTTTAGGTGCACTATTGCTTGTATTTGCAGGAGTTTTGGCTGCCTGCGGTTCGAATAAAGGCGCAGAGTCTGGCAAGAAAGAAATTGTCGTTGCTGCGACAAAAACACCGCATGCGGAAATTTTAAAAGAAGCTGAACCACTGTTGAAAGAAAAAGGCTATACGCTGGAAGTGAAAGTGCTTAGTGATTACAAGATGTACAACAAAGCTTTATCTGATAAAGAAGTGGATGCGAACTACTTCCAGCACATTCCTTACCTTGAGCAAGAAATGAAAGAAAACACAGATTACAAACTTGTGAATGCCGGCGCTGTTCACTTAGAGCCATTCGGTATTTACTCTAAAACATACAAATCGCTGAAAGACCTTCCAAAGGGTGCGACAATTATTCTGACAAACAACGTGGCTGAACAAGGCCGTATGCTTGCAATGCTTGAAAATGCGGGGCTAATCACACTTGATTCTAACGTGGAAACAGTTGACGCAACTTTGAAAGACATTAAGAAAAACCCGAAAAACCTTGAATTCAAAAAAGTAGCGCCTGAAGTAACGGCAAAAGCATATGAAAACAAAGAAGGAGACGCAGTCTTCATCAATGTAAACTATGCGATCCAAAATAAATTAAACCCTAAAAAAGACGCGATTGAAGTGGAAGCAACGAAAAACAACCCATACGCTAACATCGTCGCAGTAAGAAAAGGCGAAGAAGATTCTGACAAGATTAAAGCGCTGATGGAAGTTCTTCACTCTAAAGAGATCAAAGACTTCATCGAGAAAAAATACGACGGAGCTGTGCTTCCTGTCTCTGAATAA
- a CDS encoding carboxymuconolactone decarboxylase family protein translates to MEGFSLNQDRGSMQDALKEYKLGLGTFEQKMPLMGRKFNEFTEQCFAGNSLTEREKQLIALGIAINAQDEYCMIYHTKGCLDEGATEENILEAVSVAAAFGGGAALSQGVTVVQQCIEEFGSTAH, encoded by the coding sequence ATGGAGGGATTTTCTTTGAATCAAGACAGAGGAAGCATGCAGGACGCGCTAAAAGAATATAAATTAGGTTTAGGCACATTTGAACAAAAGATGCCGCTGATGGGAAGAAAGTTTAATGAGTTTACCGAACAATGCTTTGCCGGGAATTCACTGACTGAGAGAGAAAAACAGCTGATCGCCCTCGGAATCGCAATCAATGCCCAGGATGAATATTGCATGATCTATCATACAAAAGGCTGTCTTGATGAGGGAGCGACAGAGGAGAATATTCTCGAAGCCGTAAGTGTGGCAGCGGCATTCGGAGGCGGCGCGGCTCTTAGCCAAGGCGTAACAGTCGTCCAGCAGTGCATAGAGGAATTTGGAAGCACCGCGCATTAA
- the sufC gene encoding Fe-S cluster assembly ATPase SufC: MAASTLTIKDLHVEIEGKEILKGVNLEIKGGEFHAVMGPNGTGKSTLSAAIMGHPKYEVTKGSITLDGKDVLEMEVDERAQAGLFLAMQYPSEISGVTNADFLRSAINARREEGDEISLMKFIRKMDENMEFLEMDPEMAQRYLNEGFSGGEKKRNEILQLMMIEPKIAILDEIDSGLDIDALKVVSKGINRMRSENFGCLMITHYQRLLNYITPDVVHVMMQGRVVKSGGAELAQRLEAEGYDWIKQELGIEDETVGQEA; this comes from the coding sequence ATGGCTGCTTCAACATTAACGATCAAAGATCTTCACGTTGAAATCGAAGGGAAAGAGATCTTAAAGGGTGTAAACCTTGAAATAAAAGGTGGAGAGTTCCACGCAGTAATGGGACCAAACGGAACTGGTAAATCCACTCTTTCAGCTGCTATTATGGGGCACCCTAAATATGAAGTAACAAAAGGCAGCATCACGCTTGACGGCAAAGATGTACTGGAGATGGAAGTGGACGAGCGCGCGCAGGCGGGTTTATTCCTAGCCATGCAGTATCCAAGTGAAATCAGCGGTGTAACAAATGCCGACTTCCTTCGTTCAGCAATCAATGCGCGCAGAGAAGAAGGCGATGAAATTTCTCTCATGAAATTCATCCGCAAAATGGACGAAAACATGGAGTTCCTTGAAATGGACCCTGAAATGGCACAACGTTACCTTAATGAAGGATTCTCAGGCGGGGAGAAAAAACGCAACGAAATCCTTCAATTAATGATGATTGAACCAAAAATCGCCATCCTTGATGAAATCGACTCAGGCCTTGATATTGATGCTCTGAAAGTCGTATCTAAAGGGATCAACAGAATGCGCAGCGAAAACTTCGGCTGCCTGATGATCACTCACTATCAGCGCCTGTTAAACTACATCACTCCGGATGTTGTTCACGTTATGATGCAAGGCCGCGTGGTGAAATCCGGCGGTGCAGAGCTTGCACAGCGTCTCGAAGCAGAAGGTTATGACTGGATTAAACAAGAACTTGGTATTGAAGACGAAACTGTAGGCCAAGAAGCGTAA
- the sufD gene encoding Fe-S cluster assembly protein SufD, with translation MTLDTKLSVDQEYLKSFSEKHQEPAWLKNLRLQALEQAEDLPMPKPDKTKITNWNFTNFAKHTVDNEPLSSLEDLTDEAKALIDIENEDKTLYVQRDQTPAYLSLSQELKDKGVIFTDILTAAREHSDLVEKYFMKDGVKVDEHKLTALHAALVNGGAFLYVPKNVQVETPVQAVYVHESNDTALFNHVLIVAEDHSSVTYVENYISTVNPKDAVFNIISEVITGDNASVTYGAVDTLSSGVTTYVNRRGAARGRDSKIEWALGLMNDGDTISENTTNLYGDGTYGDTKTVVVGRGEQTENFTTQIIHFGKASEGYILKHGVMKDSASSIFNGVGKIEHGASKANAEQESRVLMLSEKARGDANPILLIDEDDVTAGHAASVGRVDPIQLYYLMSRGIAKEEAERLVIYGFLAPVVNELPIEGVKKQLVSVIERKVK, from the coding sequence ATGACACTAGATACAAAACTATCCGTAGATCAGGAGTATCTCAAAAGCTTTTCCGAAAAGCATCAAGAACCTGCCTGGCTGAAAAACCTGCGCTTACAGGCTCTTGAACAAGCTGAGGATCTGCCGATGCCGAAGCCTGATAAAACAAAAATCACAAACTGGAACTTCACAAACTTCGCGAAGCATACAGTTGATAACGAACCGCTTTCTTCATTAGAAGACTTGACTGATGAAGCAAAAGCGCTGATCGATATTGAAAACGAAGATAAAACATTATACGTGCAGCGTGACCAGACGCCGGCATACCTTTCTCTTTCTCAGGAATTGAAGGATAAAGGCGTCATCTTCACTGATATTCTGACGGCTGCACGCGAGCACAGTGACTTAGTGGAGAAATACTTTATGAAAGACGGCGTGAAGGTTGATGAGCACAAATTAACTGCGCTTCACGCGGCTCTTGTTAACGGAGGAGCATTCCTTTATGTTCCGAAAAACGTTCAGGTGGAGACGCCGGTTCAGGCTGTTTATGTCCACGAAAGCAACGATACGGCTCTGTTCAACCACGTGCTGATTGTGGCTGAAGACCACAGCTCTGTCACATATGTAGAAAACTACATCAGCACTGTAAATCCGAAAGATGCCGTGTTCAACATTATCAGTGAGGTCATCACAGGTGATAATGCCAGCGTGACATACGGTGCGGTTGATACGCTGTCCAGCGGTGTGACCACATATGTGAACCGCCGCGGTGCCGCGCGCGGACGCGACAGCAAAATCGAGTGGGCTCTCGGCCTGATGAATGACGGCGACACGATCTCCGAAAACACAACAAACCTTTACGGTGACGGCACATACGGCGATACAAAAACGGTTGTAGTCGGAAGAGGAGAGCAAACAGAGAACTTTACAACACAAATCATCCATTTCGGTAAAGCTTCAGAAGGATATATCTTGAAGCACGGTGTGATGAAGGATTCCGCTTCTTCTATCTTTAACGGAGTCGGAAAAATTGAACATGGCGCTTCAAAAGCGAATGCGGAACAAGAATCACGTGTGCTAATGCTAAGCGAAAAAGCACGCGGAGATGCAAACCCTATTCTTTTAATTGACGAAGACGATGTAACTGCAGGACATGCGGCATCTGTCGGCCGTGTTGACCCTATTCAGCTTTACTACCTGATGAGCCGCGGAATTGCGAAAGAAGAAGCAGAACGTTTAGTCATCTACGGATTCCTTGCGCCGGTAGTAAACGAACTTCCGATTGAAGGCGTTAAGAAACAATTGGTTTCTGTTATCGAAAGGAAAGTGAAGTAA
- the sufS gene encoding cysteine desulfurase SufS translates to MNITDIREQFPILHQQVNGHDLVYLDSAATSQKPRAVIETLDKYYNHYNSNVHRGVHTLGTRATDGYEGAREKVRKFINAKSMAEIIFTKGTTTSLNMVALSYARANLKPGDEVVITYMEHHANIIPWQQAVKATGATLKYIPLQEDGTISLEDVRETVTSNTKIVAVSHVSNVLGTINPIKEMAKIAHDNGAVIVVDGAQSTPHMKIDVQDLDCDFFAISSHKMCGPTGIGVLYGKKALLENMEPAEFGGEMIDFVGLYESTWKELPWKFEAGTPIIAGAIGLGAAIDFLEEIGLDEISRHEHKLAAYALERFRQLDGVTVYGPEERAGLVTFNLDDVHPHDVATVLDAEGIAVRAGHHCAQPLMKWLDVTATARASFYLYNTEEEIDKLAEALQKTKEYFTNVF, encoded by the coding sequence ATGAATATCACAGATATTCGTGAACAGTTCCCGATCCTTCATCAGCAAGTGAACGGACATGATCTCGTTTATCTCGACAGCGCGGCGACTTCCCAGAAGCCGCGTGCTGTCATTGAAACATTGGATAAGTATTATAATCATTACAATTCCAATGTTCACCGGGGCGTCCATACACTTGGAACCAGAGCGACAGACGGTTATGAAGGGGCGCGTGAAAAAGTCCGCAAGTTTATTAACGCGAAGTCAATGGCTGAGATTATTTTCACAAAAGGCACGACCACATCACTGAATATGGTGGCGTTAAGCTATGCGCGCGCCAACCTGAAACCGGGTGATGAAGTGGTCATCACCTACATGGAGCATCATGCGAATATCATTCCGTGGCAGCAGGCTGTCAAAGCGACTGGCGCCACATTAAAATATATTCCGTTGCAGGAAGACGGAACGATTTCTTTAGAAGACGTAAGAGAAACGGTCACAAGCAACACGAAAATTGTTGCAGTGTCTCATGTATCTAACGTCCTCGGCACGATCAACCCGATTAAAGAAATGGCGAAAATCGCCCATGACAACGGGGCTGTTATTGTGGTGGACGGTGCACAAAGCACGCCTCACATGAAGATTGACGTGCAGGATCTCGATTGCGACTTCTTTGCGATTTCTTCCCATAAAATGTGCGGCCCTACCGGTATTGGTGTGCTGTACGGGAAGAAAGCCTTGCTGGAAAACATGGAGCCTGCCGAATTCGGCGGTGAAATGATCGACTTTGTCGGGCTTTATGAATCAACTTGGAAAGAGCTTCCGTGGAAATTTGAAGCGGGTACGCCGATTATTGCGGGAGCAATCGGTCTCGGCGCCGCCATTGATTTTCTCGAAGAAATTGGTCTTGATGAAATCTCCCGCCACGAGCACAAGCTTGCGGCTTATGCGCTTGAACGCTTCCGCCAGCTTGACGGCGTAACGGTTTATGGGCCGGAAGAGCGTGCCGGGCTTGTCACTTTTAATCTTGATGACGTTCATCCTCACGATGTGGCGACTGTGCTTGATGCGGAGGGAATCGCAGTCAGAGCCGGCCATCATTGCGCGCAGCCGCTGATGAAATGGCTGGATGTAACTGCTACTGCAAGAGCAAGCTTTTATCTGTATAATACAGAGGAAGAGATTGATAAGCTTGCGGAAGCTCTTCAAAAGACAAAGGAGTATTTTACAAATGTCTTTTAA
- the sufU gene encoding Fe-S cluster assembly sulfur transfer protein SufU, producing the protein MSFNANLDTLYRQVIMDHYKNPRNKGVLNDSIVVDMNNPTCGDRIRLTMKLDGDTVEDAKFEGEGCSISMASASMMTQAIKGKDIETALSMSKIFSDMMQGNEYDDSIDLGDIEALQGVSKFPARIKCATLSWKALEKGVAKEEGGN; encoded by the coding sequence ATGTCTTTTAATGCAAACTTAGATACATTGTACAGACAGGTGATTATGGATCATTACAAAAACCCGCGCAACAAAGGGGTTTTGAATGACAGCATCGTCGTGGACATGAACAATCCGACATGCGGCGACCGAATCAGACTGACAATGAAGCTTGACGGAGACACCGTGGAAGATGCGAAATTTGAAGGGGAAGGCTGTTCCATTTCAATGGCATCCGCTTCGATGATGACGCAGGCGATTAAAGGGAAAGATATCGAAACAGCCCTTTCCATGTCTAAGATTTTCTCGGATATGATGCAAGGGAACGAGTATGATGATTCTATAGATCTCGGGGATATTGAAGCCCTTCAAGGCGTTTCAAAATTCCCCGCCCGTATCAAATGTGCCACCCTGTCATGGAAAGCACTTGAAAAAGGAGTCGCGAAAGAAGAAGGCGGCAATTAA
- the sufB gene encoding Fe-S cluster assembly protein SufB yields MAKKMPDIGEYKYGFHDKDVSIFRSERGLTKEIVEEISRMKEEPQWMLDFRLKSLEHFYNMPMPQWGGDLNSLNFDEITYYVKPSERSERSWDEVPDEIKQTFDKLGIPEAEQKYLAGVSAQYESEVVYHNMKEDLEAQGIVFKDTDSALKENEDIFREHWAKVIPPTDNKFAALNSAVWSGGSFIYVPKGVKVETPLQAYFRINSENMGQFERTLIIVDEEASVHYVEGCTAPVYTTNSLHSAVVEIIVKKGGYCRYTTIQNWANNVYNLVTKRTICEENATMEWIDGNIGSKLTMKYPACILKGEGARGMTLSIALAGKGQHQDAGAKMIHLAPNTSSTIVSKSISKQGGKVTYRGIVHFGRKAEGARSNIECDTLIMDNKSTSDTIPYNEILNDNISLEHEAKVSKVSEEQLFYLMSRGISEEEATEMIVMGFIEPFTKELPMEYAVEMNRLIKFEMEGSIG; encoded by the coding sequence ATGGCTAAAAAAATGCCTGATATTGGTGAATACAAGTATGGTTTTCACGACAAGGACGTTTCCATTTTCCGTTCAGAGCGCGGATTGACAAAAGAAATCGTAGAAGAAATTTCTCGCATGAAAGAAGAGCCTCAATGGATGCTTGATTTCCGCTTGAAATCACTTGAGCATTTCTACAACATGCCAATGCCACAATGGGGCGGAGATTTAAACTCACTGAACTTTGACGAAATTACGTATTACGTAAAACCGTCTGAGCGTTCAGAGCGTTCTTGGGATGAGGTTCCTGACGAAATTAAGCAAACATTCGACAAGCTCGGTATTCCTGAAGCTGAACAAAAATACCTTGCGGGTGTTTCTGCTCAGTACGAATCTGAGGTTGTATACCACAACATGAAAGAAGATCTTGAAGCGCAAGGCATCGTCTTTAAAGACACTGACAGCGCGCTGAAAGAAAATGAAGATATTTTCCGTGAGCACTGGGCGAAAGTGATCCCGCCGACTGATAACAAGTTTGCGGCGCTTAACTCAGCTGTTTGGTCCGGCGGATCTTTCATCTACGTGCCTAAAGGCGTGAAGGTTGAAACACCGCTTCAAGCTTACTTCCGTATCAACTCCGAAAACATGGGTCAGTTCGAACGTACGCTGATCATCGTTGACGAAGAAGCAAGCGTTCATTATGTTGAAGGCTGTACGGCGCCTGTTTACACAACAAACTCACTACACAGTGCGGTTGTTGAGATCATCGTGAAAAAAGGCGGCTACTGCCGTTATACAACGATCCAAAACTGGGCGAATAACGTTTACAACCTTGTAACGAAGCGTACGATCTGTGAAGAAAACGCAACGATGGAATGGATCGACGGCAACATCGGGTCTAAACTGACAATGAAATATCCGGCTTGTATCCTAAAAGGCGAAGGCGCGCGCGGTATGACGCTTTCTATCGCTCTTGCGGGTAAAGGCCAGCATCAGGATGCGGGTGCGAAAATGATTCACCTTGCACCAAACACATCATCCACAATCGTATCAAAATCGATTTCAAAACAAGGCGGAAAAGTAACATACCGCGGAATCGTCCACTTCGGACGCAAAGCGGAAGGCGCCCGCTCTAACATCGAGTGCGATACGCTCATTATGGATAATAAATCGACTTCAGACACCATTCCTTACAATGAAATCTTAAATGATAACATTTCATTGGAGCACGAAGCGAAAGTGTCTAAAGTATCTGAAGAGCAGCTCTTCTACTTGATGAGCCGCGGCATTTCCGAAGAAGAAGCGACTGAAATGATCGTAATGGGCTTCATCGAGCCATTCACAAAAGAGCTTCCGATGGAATACGCAGTTGAAATGAACCGTTTGATTAAGTTCGAAATGGAAGGTTCAATCGGTTAA
- a CDS encoding NAD(P)/FAD-dependent oxidoreductase, whose product MKSYIIVGAGILGASAAYHLVKWGARVTVVDRKEPGQATDAAAGIVCPWLSQRRNQKWYQLAKGGARYYTDLIHQLEEDGETDTGYKRVGAISIHTDASKLDKMEERAHKRREDAPEIGDITRLSASETKKLFPILAGGYESVHISGAARVNGRALCRSLLNAAKKRGAEIIKGNASLLVENGTVTGVQTDAQQFTADAVIVAAGAWANEVMKPLGIHFQVSFQKAQIMHFEMTETDTGSWPVVMPPNDQYILSFDNGRIVAGATHENDAGLDDLRVTAGGQHEVLSKALAVAPGLADGAAIETRVGFRPFTPGFLPVVGAVPDVQGLYAANGLGASGLTMGPFLGSELAKLVLGKQTEIDLSPYDPAGALA is encoded by the coding sequence ATGAAATCGTACATCATCGTCGGCGCAGGGATACTTGGCGCTTCGGCTGCTTACCATCTTGTCAAATGGGGTGCCAGGGTTACGGTGGTTGACCGGAAGGAACCTGGACAAGCGACTGATGCGGCGGCCGGGATCGTCTGTCCCTGGCTATCGCAGCGCCGCAATCAGAAGTGGTATCAGCTCGCGAAGGGCGGAGCACGCTACTATACGGATTTAATCCATCAATTGGAGGAAGACGGAGAAACGGACACAGGATATAAGCGTGTCGGTGCCATCAGTATTCATACTGATGCGTCCAAGCTTGATAAGATGGAGGAGCGGGCGCATAAGAGACGGGAGGATGCGCCGGAGATCGGCGACATTACCCGCTTGTCCGCAAGTGAAACGAAAAAGCTGTTTCCGATTTTAGCTGGTGGCTATGAATCGGTTCATATCAGCGGGGCCGCCCGTGTGAATGGGAGGGCGCTGTGCCGGTCGCTTTTAAACGCAGCTAAGAAACGCGGCGCAGAGATCATCAAAGGAAATGCGTCCTTGCTTGTTGAAAACGGAACGGTCACCGGCGTGCAAACAGACGCACAGCAGTTTACGGCTGATGCGGTCATTGTGGCGGCAGGGGCATGGGCCAATGAGGTCATGAAGCCTCTTGGCATTCATTTTCAAGTGTCCTTTCAGAAAGCGCAAATTATGCATTTTGAAATGACGGAAACAGATACAGGATCGTGGCCGGTTGTAATGCCGCCGAACGATCAGTATATTCTTTCGTTTGATAACGGCAGAATTGTAGCCGGCGCCACGCATGAAAACGATGCCGGGCTAGATGATCTTCGTGTGACAGCCGGAGGGCAGCACGAAGTATTGAGCAAAGCATTAGCTGTTGCGCCGGGTCTAGCTGATGGCGCTGCCATTGAAACAAGAGTGGGCTTTAGGCCGTTTACGCCGGGATTTCTCCCGGTTGTCGGCGCTGTGCCGGATGTTCAAGGGCTTTACGCCGCTAACGGTTTAGGCGCCTCGGGATTAACGATGGGACCGTTCTTAGGTTCAGAGCTCGCAAAGCTAGTTCTCGGAAAGCAGACGGAAATAGACCTTAGTCCGTATGATCCAGCCGGAGCGCTTGCATAA
- a CDS encoding nucleotide excision repair endonuclease: MIKIDIPAPNVTITERQQAANENEPKIKAIYGFIDFHQIPRDKGGIFMFYNIHDELLFVGKARKLRQRIKKHFEDNVSPIKHHRDEVYKIEVCVVDDPMERDIYETYIINTQHSKYNVDKVFFK; the protein is encoded by the coding sequence TTGATAAAAATTGATATACCCGCACCGAATGTCACCATCACCGAACGGCAACAGGCAGCGAATGAAAACGAACCGAAAATAAAGGCGATTTACGGCTTCATCGACTTTCACCAGATCCCAAGAGACAAAGGGGGCATCTTCATGTTTTACAACATTCATGACGAGCTGCTGTTTGTCGGCAAAGCGAGAAAGTTAAGACAGAGAATTAAGAAGCATTTTGAAGACAATGTCTCACCGATCAAACATCACAGAGACGAAGTATATAAAATTGAAGTATGTGTCGTCGATGACCCAATGGAAAGAGACATTTACGAAACGTATATCATCAATACACAGCACTCGAAGTACAATGTAGACAAGGTATTTTTTAAGTAA